From the genome of Flavobacterium ovatum, one region includes:
- a CDS encoding F0F1 ATP synthase subunit epsilon, giving the protein MILEIVSPERSLFQGEITSISVPGVDGSFQILNNHAPIVSILQKGIVSINASSFMFSKESNDLFTKVSDQNYTLAISSGTIEMKDNKVIVLAD; this is encoded by the coding sequence ATGATTTTAGAAATTGTATCACCAGAGAGGTCTTTATTTCAAGGAGAAATTACTTCAATATCTGTTCCAGGTGTTGATGGGAGTTTTCAAATTTTAAATAATCACGCACCTATAGTTTCTATACTTCAAAAAGGAATAGTAAGTATTAATGCTTCAAGCTTTATGTTTAGTAAAGAATCAAATGATTTATTTACTAAAGTAAGCGATCAAAATTATACTTTAGCTATTTCTTCAGGAACTATTGAAATGAAAGATAATAAAGTAATTGTTTTAGCAGACTAA
- a CDS encoding TonB-dependent receptor, translating into MKIKLLFTVLFFTSVCIAQNSISGLVTSADNENLFGVNVKIVGDNSGTVTDSNGKFVLKSNKKFPWKVEFSSVGFESKKVNVDSNNQNVSIVLSDEHNKLDEIVISASRTPERIIESPVTIERMGTADIKKSASATFYDGLENLKEVQMNTSSLTFKSINTRGFATVANTRFMQLVDGMDNSSPLLNFVLGNMIGVSEIDVQSVELLPGASSALYGANAFNGIMFMNSKSPFNSPGISTYLKYGQTSQKAAGNNSYYDFGIRMAHAFDKHFAAKFNFTHMEGTDWFATNYDDRTVQGRTRSHQNYDGVNVYGDEVSQALSAVGLSNVSRTGYNETDLTNNKASNTKVDFALHFRPLGDERLEIIWLSKFGLGNAVYQGANRYYLNNFFMQQHKLEVKGKNFFVRGYTTSEDGGESYDMQFTAWNVNRAWKSDKDWFTQYATTYAQAMGGAFGAANANVTSANSLARTNADTGRLIPGTPAFIAAFNKVIADPDILTGSKLVDNSKIYHSDVNYNLKDLIKFGEIQVGGSYRLYSLNSHGRIYTDANGKIDYREYGVYTQLQKKFMEDRMKFTGSIRYDKAQNFSGNYSPRVSLVYAGGSEKQHNFRASFQTGFRNPTTQDQYIGFNVGPAVLVGSAPDNLTRYNEVLPITGAVSQLLANGATVAVDGNNAYYKSYTKSSIDTGNPALWKKTNVGLVKPEEVKAFELGYRSQVKGVYIDLNGYYNIYNNFIGNSTVLAPLYGVVQDAPATPNATNLFTDTGAQSVHAISTGNYRAYQIYTNTPLTINSFGVGVGLSKKMFGDYDFGVNYNYAQFDFDQAQDPGFEAGFNTPKHRVKATVGNTKLFKNFGFNTSVRWNESYLWQSTMADGMISAATVVDAQINYGLPSLKSVVKFGATNIGGKEYTQVLGAGSIGHQYFVSWTLNP; encoded by the coding sequence ATGAAAATTAAATTGCTTTTTACTGTGTTATTTTTTACTTCTGTCTGTATTGCTCAGAATTCAATTTCCGGATTGGTTACTAGTGCGGATAATGAGAATCTTTTTGGTGTTAATGTTAAAATCGTTGGAGATAATTCTGGTACGGTGACAGATAGCAATGGGAAGTTTGTGTTGAAATCTAATAAAAAATTCCCATGGAAGGTTGAGTTTTCTAGTGTTGGTTTTGAGTCAAAAAAAGTAAATGTTGATTCAAATAATCAAAATGTTAGTATTGTACTCAGCGACGAACATAATAAATTAGATGAAATTGTTATTTCGGCTTCTAGGACACCAGAGAGAATTATCGAATCGCCAGTGACAATTGAAAGAATGGGGACGGCAGATATTAAAAAATCTGCATCTGCTACCTTTTATGATGGTCTTGAAAATCTAAAAGAGGTTCAGATGAATACGAGTAGTTTGACCTTTAAGTCTATAAATACCCGTGGATTTGCAACTGTAGCCAATACTCGTTTTATGCAATTGGTGGATGGTATGGATAATTCCTCTCCTTTACTAAATTTTGTGTTAGGGAATATGATTGGTGTTTCTGAAATTGACGTTCAAAGTGTAGAGTTATTGCCTGGAGCTTCTTCTGCTTTATATGGTGCAAATGCTTTTAATGGGATTATGTTTATGAACAGTAAAAGTCCGTTTAATAGCCCGGGGATTTCTACTTATTTAAAGTATGGTCAGACTAGTCAAAAAGCAGCAGGTAATAATAGTTATTATGATTTTGGAATTAGAATGGCTCATGCTTTTGATAAACATTTTGCAGCTAAATTTAATTTCACGCACATGGAAGGTACTGATTGGTTTGCTACAAATTACGATGATAGAACTGTGCAGGGTAGAACAAGAAGTCATCAAAACTACGATGGTGTGAATGTGTATGGTGATGAGGTTAGTCAAGCTTTATCAGCTGTTGGACTTAGTAATGTTTCCAGAACAGGTTACAATGAAACAGATTTGACTAACAATAAAGCAAGTAATACTAAAGTAGATTTTGCGTTGCATTTTAGACCACTTGGTGATGAAAGATTAGAAATTATTTGGCTTAGTAAATTTGGTTTAGGAAATGCAGTTTATCAAGGAGCAAATAGATATTACTTGAATAACTTTTTTATGCAACAACATAAACTAGAAGTGAAAGGGAAAAACTTTTTTGTGCGTGGTTATACAACGTCTGAAGATGGTGGAGAGTCCTATGATATGCAATTCACAGCTTGGAACGTAAATAGAGCTTGGAAATCAGACAAAGATTGGTTTACTCAGTACGCGACTACATATGCACAGGCTATGGGAGGAGCATTTGGTGCTGCCAATGCAAATGTAACTAGTGCTAATTCATTGGCGCGTACAAATGCAGATACTGGAAGATTAATCCCTGGAACTCCTGCTTTTATTGCAGCATTCAATAAAGTAATTGCGGATCCAGATATATTAACAGGTTCTAAACTTGTAGATAATTCAAAAATTTACCATTCGGATGTTAATTACAATTTAAAAGACCTAATAAAATTTGGAGAAATTCAAGTAGGTGGTTCTTATAGACTTTATTCCTTAAATTCCCATGGTAGAATTTACACTGATGCAAATGGAAAAATTGATTATAGAGAGTATGGTGTGTACACACAATTACAAAAGAAATTTATGGAAGACAGAATGAAGTTTACTGGTTCTATCCGTTACGATAAAGCACAAAATTTTTCTGGTAATTATTCCCCTAGAGTATCTTTAGTTTATGCTGGTGGTAGTGAAAAACAACATAATTTTAGAGCATCGTTTCAAACTGGGTTTAGAAACCCAACAACTCAAGATCAGTACATAGGTTTTAATGTTGGTCCAGCAGTTTTAGTTGGGTCTGCACCAGATAATTTAACTAGATATAATGAGGTTTTGCCGATAACAGGTGCTGTAAGTCAGCTTTTGGCTAATGGAGCAACTGTTGCAGTAGATGGTAATAATGCTTATTATAAATCTTATACAAAGTCTTCTATAGACACGGGGAATCCCGCACTGTGGAAAAAAACCAATGTAGGCTTGGTTAAGCCAGAAGAAGTGAAAGCATTTGAGTTAGGGTACCGTTCGCAAGTAAAAGGAGTTTACATAGACTTGAATGGTTACTATAACATTTATAATAATTTTATAGGTAATTCAACTGTGTTAGCGCCGCTATATGGCGTGGTGCAAGATGCTCCGGCTACCCCTAATGCTACCAATTTATTTACAGATACTGGAGCGCAATCAGTTCATGCGATTTCAACAGGAAATTATAGAGCTTATCAAATATATACTAATACACCATTAACAATTAATTCGTTTGGTGTTGGGGTTGGTTTGTCTAAAAAAATGTTTGGGGATTATGATTTTGGAGTTAATTATAATTACGCACAATTTGATTTTGACCAAGCACAGGATCCAGGTTTTGAGGCAGGTTTCAATACTCCAAAGCATAGAGTAAAAGCTACTGTTGGTAATACGAAACTTTTTAAAAATTTCGGATTCAATACAAGTGTAAGATGGAATGAAAGCTATTTATGGCAATCAACAATGGCTGATGGGATGATTTCTGCAGCAACTGTTGTAGACGCACAAATTAATTATGGGTTGCCAAGTTTAAAATCTGTTGTTAAATTTGGAGCGACAAACATTGGAGGTAAAGAATATACCCAGGTTTTAGGAGCTGGATCAATAGGGCATCAATATTTTGTTTCTTGGACACTTAATCCATAA
- a CDS encoding bifunctional riboflavin kinase/FAD synthetase — MKIFHSIKDFNSSKKTILTLGTFDGVHIGHKKILEKLIQSTQNKEYESLVLTFFPHPRMVLQEKSEIKLLNTIPEKVKLLEAIGIENLVIHPFDESFSRLTAEEFVTTILVDQFRIHKIIIGYDHRFGRNRTADIDDLIGFGEKYGFEVEQILVQELNDISVSSTKVRKAIGEGDISLANSYLGYDYFLTGLVSEGKRLGRTIGFPTANLKIKEDYKLIPLNGVYVVKSILNNVTVFGLMNIGFNPTIGENKLSIEVHFLDFDADLYDQEIEVAFLHYIRAEQKFDSFELLKRQIEKDKNAAQAYIKKLQ, encoded by the coding sequence TTGAAGATTTTTCATTCTATAAAAGATTTTAATTCCTCTAAGAAAACAATTTTGACTTTGGGTACCTTTGATGGGGTACATATAGGTCATAAGAAAATATTGGAGAAATTAATTCAGAGTACCCAAAATAAGGAATATGAAAGTCTAGTGTTGACTTTTTTTCCACACCCAAGAATGGTACTTCAAGAAAAATCTGAAATTAAATTACTGAACACTATTCCGGAAAAAGTAAAGTTGTTAGAGGCAATAGGTATTGAGAATTTAGTTATACATCCCTTTGATGAAAGTTTTTCACGATTAACAGCCGAGGAATTTGTTACGACTATTCTAGTGGATCAATTTCGAATTCATAAAATCATCATCGGTTATGATCATCGTTTTGGAAGAAACAGAACGGCGGATATTGATGATTTAATAGGTTTTGGTGAAAAATATGGTTTTGAAGTCGAGCAAATTTTAGTTCAAGAATTAAATGATATTTCTGTTAGTTCTACAAAAGTTAGGAAAGCTATTGGTGAAGGGGATATTAGTCTTGCTAATAGTTATTTGGGGTATGATTATTTTTTGACAGGTTTGGTTTCTGAAGGAAAACGTTTAGGACGAACTATTGGCTTCCCTACCGCCAATTTAAAAATTAAAGAAGACTACAAGCTGATCCCTTTGAATGGGGTATATGTAGTAAAAAGCATTCTTAATAATGTAACTGTTTTTGGATTGATGAATATTGGTTTTAATCCTACCATTGGGGAGAATAAATTGTCAATCGAGGTTCATTTTTTAGATTTTGATGCTGATTTATATGATCAAGAAATTGAGGTCGCATTTTTGCATTATATTCGAGCCGAACAAAAATTTGATTCTTTTGAGTTGTTAAAAAGGCAAATTGAAAAAGACAAAAATGCGGCGCAGGCTTATATTAAAAAATTGCAGTAA
- the atpD gene encoding F0F1 ATP synthase subunit beta: MSRVIGKVAQIIGPVVDVVFNGKDVELPKIYDSLEIIKKDGTKLILEVQSHIGENTVRTVSMDSTDGLSRGYEVVGTGNPIQMPIGADVYGRLFNVVGDAIDGLPELPKTGENGMSIHRQAPRFEDLSTSSEVLFTGIKVIDLIEPYAKGGKIGLFGGAGVGKTVLIQELINNIAKGHGGLSVFAGVGERTREGNDLLREMLESGIIKYGEEFMHSMENGGWDLSKVDLPGMRESKATFVFGQMNEPPGARARVALSGLSIAEYFRDGAGTDQGKDVLFFVDNIFRFTQAGSEVSALLGRMPSAVGYQPTLATEMGAMQERITSTNKGSITSVQAVYVPADDLTDPAPATTFAHLDATTVLSRKIAELGIYPAVDPLDSTSRILTPQILGDEHYDCAQRVKEILQKYKQLQDIIAILGLEELSEEDKLAVSRARRVQRFLSQPFHVAEQFTGLKGVLVDIKDTIKGFNMIIDGELDHLPESAFNLKGTIEEAIEAGEKMLAEA; this comes from the coding sequence ATGTCAAGAGTAATAGGAAAAGTTGCGCAAATCATTGGTCCAGTAGTCGATGTAGTTTTCAACGGTAAAGATGTTGAACTTCCGAAAATTTATGATTCATTGGAAATCATAAAAAAAGATGGTACTAAATTAATACTAGAAGTACAATCTCATATTGGTGAAAACACTGTTCGTACCGTATCTATGGACTCAACAGATGGTTTGAGTAGAGGTTATGAAGTAGTAGGGACAGGAAATCCTATCCAAATGCCAATTGGAGCAGATGTTTACGGACGTTTGTTTAACGTGGTTGGAGATGCTATTGACGGATTGCCAGAGTTGCCTAAAACAGGTGAGAATGGAATGTCAATTCACCGTCAAGCGCCAAGATTTGAAGATTTATCAACTTCGTCAGAAGTTTTATTCACAGGAATCAAAGTAATCGATTTAATTGAGCCTTATGCAAAGGGTGGTAAGATTGGATTGTTCGGTGGTGCAGGTGTTGGTAAAACAGTATTGATTCAAGAGTTGATTAACAATATTGCAAAAGGTCACGGTGGACTTTCAGTATTCGCAGGAGTAGGTGAAAGAACTCGTGAAGGTAATGACTTACTTCGTGAGATGTTAGAGTCAGGTATTATTAAATACGGTGAGGAATTCATGCACTCTATGGAAAATGGAGGATGGGATTTGTCTAAAGTAGATTTACCAGGAATGAGAGAGTCAAAAGCTACTTTCGTTTTCGGACAAATGAATGAGCCTCCAGGAGCTCGTGCTCGTGTAGCATTATCTGGATTATCTATTGCAGAATATTTCCGTGATGGAGCAGGAACTGACCAAGGTAAAGATGTATTATTCTTTGTTGATAACATTTTCCGTTTTACACAGGCAGGTTCAGAAGTTTCAGCACTTTTAGGACGTATGCCATCTGCGGTAGGTTACCAACCAACATTGGCAACTGAAATGGGTGCTATGCAAGAGCGTATTACATCTACAAATAAAGGATCAATTACATCAGTACAAGCGGTTTATGTACCAGCGGATGATTTAACTGACCCGGCTCCAGCAACAACATTTGCTCACTTAGATGCTACAACGGTATTGTCACGTAAGATTGCTGAGTTAGGTATTTATCCAGCAGTAGATCCATTGGATTCTACTTCTCGTATATTGACTCCACAAATTCTTGGTGATGAGCATTATGACTGTGCACAAAGAGTAAAAGAGATTCTTCAAAAATACAAACAATTGCAAGATATTATTGCTATTTTAGGTTTGGAAGAATTGTCTGAAGAAGATAAATTAGCTGTTTCTAGAGCACGTCGTGTTCAACGTTTCTTATCTCAACCTTTCCACGTTGCTGAGCAATTTACTGGATTAAAAGGAGTTTTAGTTGATATCAAGGATACTATCAAAGGATTTAATATGATTATTGACGGTGAATTAGATCACTTGCCAGAATCAGCTTTCAACCTTAAAGGTACAATTGAAGAAGCTATCGAAGCTGGAGAAAAAATGTTAGCAGAAGCTTAA
- a CDS encoding reprolysin-like metallopeptidase: MKKYALILLVFTSYLQFYAQNQSPWKRVNPTPSTISNKNTVESIIDKKLFFELDLPLLKQYLTKLDNKTAKKSAVEITIPNIEGVLETYLIQEYSNFEPELQSKYPEIRAYEGKGITDKKAKLHFSISPKGIQTMVLRTDTTTEFIESDPEEQSKYILFSSKSRSKGSLPFSCKTEDIALNKKLLGQTAKLSSNTTIFKTLRLALSCTGEYTTYHGGTKEGALAAMNATMTRVNAIFNRDLAVKLNIIANNDLIIYTNAASDPYSNSNSLENWALELQNTLTTVITNSEYDIGHLFGGSGGGGNASCIGCVCDNPSPSNPYGKGSAYTSPSNGKPQGDTFDIDFVAHEMGHQLGANHTFSHEIEDTGVNVEPGSGSTIMGYAGVTDDYDIQANSDDYFSFASISQIQNNLSTKSCPVSATITNNPPTINAGTDYTIPKGTAFILKGTGSDSEGDAITYCWEQNDSASNGASQANSFALTTKNSGPLFRSLYPTTNPTRYMPPFNNVLANKLTSSWESVSNVARTLHFVLTGRDNATLGTAQTNSDEMIVTVSGTEGPFSISSQNTENLTWTQGTNETINWTVNNSNNLPGSTNVNIKLSIDGGVTYPITLASSTPNDGSQIITVPNITEKNCRLLIEPTNNIYYALNSQAFSIGYTIDYSCNNYTYSTPFTIAQSTTYTTRTITHQATEGEVSDINFKVGLTHAFLSDIQMEVVSPRGTTVKLFNRSCSDTNGTLSLAYDDSGSDLSCGLSTLQTVAPFGALSAFNGENPEGNWTFRIRDAYPDDTGTLNSASITICTKTFTLKQPEFRILNFTLYQNPNNGKFKVKFESDSTSIIRIEILDALGRKVLGKEFPQTELFEKDIQIPNAQSGIYFLQLIVGDKKIIKKIIVN, encoded by the coding sequence ATGAAAAAATATGCTTTAATATTACTAGTCTTTACAAGCTATTTACAATTTTATGCCCAAAATCAATCACCTTGGAAAAGAGTAAATCCTACTCCTTCAACTATTTCAAATAAAAATACCGTAGAATCAATAATCGACAAAAAATTATTTTTTGAACTTGATTTACCATTATTAAAACAATACTTAACAAAGCTAGACAACAAAACAGCCAAAAAATCAGCCGTTGAAATCACTATACCCAATATTGAGGGGGTTTTAGAAACGTATTTAATACAAGAATACTCAAATTTTGAACCTGAACTACAATCAAAATATCCCGAAATAAGAGCATACGAAGGAAAAGGAATTACAGATAAAAAAGCAAAATTGCACTTTAGCATATCTCCAAAAGGAATCCAGACTATGGTTTTGAGAACAGATACTACTACTGAATTCATAGAATCTGACCCTGAAGAACAATCGAAATATATTTTATTTTCTTCAAAAAGCAGAAGCAAAGGAAGCCTTCCATTTAGTTGTAAAACCGAAGACATTGCATTAAACAAAAAACTATTAGGTCAAACAGCTAAGCTTTCATCGAATACTACGATTTTCAAAACATTACGACTAGCCTTGTCGTGTACTGGAGAATATACCACTTATCATGGTGGCACAAAAGAAGGTGCATTAGCCGCCATGAATGCAACGATGACAAGAGTAAATGCAATATTTAATCGGGATTTAGCAGTAAAACTAAACATTATAGCCAATAATGATTTAATAATATATACTAACGCAGCAAGCGACCCCTATTCAAACTCCAATTCACTTGAAAACTGGGCATTAGAACTACAAAACACTCTAACAACTGTTATTACAAATAGCGAATATGATATAGGACATCTATTTGGAGGATCTGGAGGAGGTGGAAATGCAAGTTGTATTGGTTGTGTTTGCGATAATCCTAGCCCAAGTAATCCTTACGGAAAAGGGAGCGCCTATACCTCTCCTAGCAACGGAAAACCCCAAGGAGACACTTTTGACATTGATTTTGTAGCCCACGAAATGGGACATCAACTAGGTGCAAATCATACTTTTTCACATGAAATTGAAGATACGGGAGTAAATGTTGAGCCAGGAAGCGGATCTACTATTATGGGATATGCTGGTGTAACAGATGATTATGATATTCAAGCAAACTCTGATGATTACTTTTCATTTGCAAGTATTTCACAAATACAAAATAACTTAAGTACAAAATCCTGTCCAGTAAGCGCTACAATCACCAATAATCCGCCAACAATAAATGCTGGAACTGATTATACCATTCCAAAAGGAACCGCATTTATTTTAAAAGGAACAGGTTCTGACTCCGAAGGAGATGCTATTACTTACTGTTGGGAACAAAATGATTCCGCATCCAATGGTGCTAGTCAAGCCAATAGCTTTGCTCTTACTACTAAAAATAGCGGTCCTTTATTCCGATCCCTATACCCTACAACCAACCCAACTAGATACATGCCTCCTTTTAACAATGTTTTAGCTAATAAACTAACTAGCAGCTGGGAATCTGTTTCAAATGTGGCCAGAACACTTCATTTTGTGTTAACTGGTAGAGATAATGCCACATTAGGAACAGCGCAAACAAACTCTGACGAGATGATTGTAACAGTTAGCGGAACAGAAGGACCATTTTCTATAAGTTCACAAAATACTGAAAACTTAACTTGGACACAGGGCACAAACGAAACAATCAATTGGACAGTAAACAATTCTAACAATTTGCCCGGTTCTACAAATGTCAATATTAAACTTTCTATTGACGGAGGTGTAACTTACCCAATAACACTTGCTTCAAGTACTCCAAATGATGGGTCCCAAATCATTACAGTCCCTAATATAACTGAGAAAAACTGCAGACTACTAATTGAACCAACAAATAACATCTATTATGCATTAAATAGCCAAGCATTTTCAATTGGATACACAATAGATTATTCTTGTAATAATTACACCTATTCTACCCCTTTCACGATTGCACAAAGCACAACCTACACCACTAGAACAATAACTCATCAGGCTACAGAAGGTGAGGTTTCAGACATTAATTTTAAAGTTGGACTAACACATGCTTTTTTATCCGACATACAAATGGAAGTTGTAAGCCCTAGAGGAACAACTGTCAAATTATTTAATAGAAGTTGCAGCGATACCAATGGAACTTTATCATTAGCTTATGATGACTCGGGCTCCGATTTAAGTTGCGGGCTAAGCACACTACAAACAGTGGCTCCTTTTGGCGCATTATCCGCTTTTAATGGAGAGAATCCTGAAGGAAACTGGACCTTCCGAATTAGAGACGCATACCCAGACGATACTGGAACTTTAAACTCCGCATCAATTACAATTTGCACTAAGACCTTTACACTAAAACAACCTGAATTTAGGATTCTAAATTTCACTCTTTATCAAAACCCAAACAATGGTAAATTCAAAGTTAAATTTGAAAGTGATTCTACCAGTATTATAAGAATAGAAATACTCGATGCACTTGGTAGAAAAGTACTCGGAAAAGAATTCCCACAAACAGAACTATTTGAGAAAGACATACAAATCCCTAATGCGCAATCAGGAATTTACTTTTTACAATTAATAGTGGGTGATAAAAAAATAATAAAGAAAATCATTGTGAATTAA